From Parambassis ranga chromosome 9, fParRan2.1, whole genome shotgun sequence, the proteins below share one genomic window:
- the LOC114441256 gene encoding bile salt-activated lipase-like isoform X1, producing MVLPLLLLGAWLNAATAAKLGVVQTEGGRVEGQSYKMGLFRSVDVFKGVPFADVPRKWEKPTPHPGWSGILKATKYRDRCLQVTLLQTKTRGSEDCLYLNIFVPQGRSLSSNLPVMVYLFGGAFLLGASNDVEVFGNSLYDGKEIADRGEVIVVTVNYRVGTLGFLSTGDARLPGNFGLWDQHAALSWVRRNIEAFGGNPDNVTIFGQSAGAASVSFQMLSPHSKGLFRRAITQSGVALSPWALQKNPMSLTKKIARKVGCWRSNEDDMITCLKMTDPVGLTMAGKIDVLLILGKGQNRHVHHEAPPRAPLVNKPHPLSAGVVMDLLELAPVIDGDFIPDQPSQLFHNAAQVDYLAGVNSMDGHFFAGVDVPSINQRNDTTVKQVKGLLAGLTKEKGSAAIDSAYSVYSAPWGPFPEQASVKKSVADMETDFLFLVPTQSALQLHANHSSGARTYSYLFNMKTRIPGFPRWVEAEHAEDLQYLFGKPFSMSLLYFPRHRDLSGYMIAYWTNFARTGDPSRGSSKVPVPWPVFTKYHQPYLIINHRMSKSSISYDLRSDYVSYWTQVYSKLPAARTGEKEDEEEICL from the exons ATGGTTCTGCCGCTGCTGTTGTTGGGCGCCTGGCTGAACGCCGCCACGGCTGCAAAG ctgggTGTGGTGCAGACAGAGGGGGGGCGGGTGGAGGGCCAGAGCTACAAGATGGGGCTGTTCAGGTCTGTAGACGTCTTTAAAGGTGTGCCATTTGCTGACGTTCCCAGAAAGTGGGAGAAACCAACGCCTCATCCCGGATGGAGCG GAATCCTGAAGGCCACCAAGTATCGAGATCGCTGCCTGCAGGTGACACTGCTGCAGACGAAAACCAGGGGCAGCGAAGACTGCCTCTACCTGAACATCTTTGTTCCACAGGGGAGGAGCT tgtccTCTAACCTCCCAGTGATGGTGTACCTGTTCGGTGGCGCCTTCCTGTTGGGGGCGTCCAACGACGTGGAGGTCTTTGGAAACTCTTTGTATGATGGGAAGGAGATAGCTGACAGGGGCGAAGTCATTGTGGTCACAGTGAACTACAGGGTCGGCACACTTGGATTCCTCAGCACCGGAGACGCTCGACTGCCAG GTAACTTCGGCCTGTGGGACCAGCACGCCGCCCTCTCCTGGGTGCGCAGAAACATCGAGGCGTTTGGAGGAAACCCCGACAACGTCACCATTTTTGGCCAATCAGCCGGAGCTGCCAGTGTCAGCTTCCAG atGCTGTCCCCGCACAGTAAAGGCCTGTTCCGCAGGGCGATCACGCAGAGCGGTGTGGCGCTCAGTCCGTGGGCGCTGCAGAAGAATCCGATGTCTCTCACCAAGAAG ATCGCTCGCAAAGTGGGCTGCTGGAGGAGCAACGAGGACGACATGATCACATGTCTGAAGATGACTGACCCGGTTGGCCTGACCATGGCGGGAAAAATCGACGTGCTGCTCATTCTGGGCAAAGGTCAGAACAGACACGTTCACCATGAGGCGCCGCCCCGTGCACCGCTGGTCAATAAACCCCACCCTCTCTCTGCAGGCGTGGTCATGGACCTCCTGGAACTGGCTCCCGTGATTGATGGCGACTTCATTCCAGACCAGCCCAGTCAGCTGTTCCACAACGCTGCACAGGTGGACTACCTGGCCGGGGTCAACAGCATGGACGGACACTTCTTTGCCGGAGTTGATGTCCCCTCCATCAATCAGAGAAATGATACCACTGT CAAGCAGGTGAAGGGTCTGCTGGCTGGTCTGACTAAAGAGAAGGGGTCTGCTGCCATCGACTCGGCCTACAGTGTGTATTCGGCTCCCTGGGGGCCGTTCCCGGAGCAGGCCAGCGTAAAGAAGTCGGTGGCAGACATGGAGACGGACTTCCTGTTCCTGGTCCCGACTCAGAGCGCCCTGCAGCTCCACGCCAACCACTCCAG TGGAGCCCGTACCTACTCCTACCTGTTCAACATGAAGACACGTATCCCAGGGTTCCCCCGCTGGGTGGAGGCGGAGCACGCCGAGGACCTGCAGTACCTGTTTGGTAAACCCTTCTCCATGTCGCTGCTGTACTTCCCACGCCACCGGGACCTGTCAGGCTACATGATCGCCTACTGGACCAACTTCGCCAGGACCGG GGAtcccagcagaggcagcagtaaAGTCCCAGTTCCATGGCCCGTCTTCACCAAATACCACCAGCCCTACCTGATCATCAACCACCGCATGTCCAAGTCCTCCATCAG CTACGACCTGAGATCAGACTACGTCTCCTACTGGACCCAGGTCTACAGCAAACTGCCAGCAGCCAGgacaggagagaaggaggacgaggaggaaaTCTGTCTTTAA
- the LOC114441256 gene encoding bile salt-activated lipase-like isoform X2 translates to MVLPLLLLGAWLNAATAAKLGVVQTEGGRVEGQSYKMGLFRSVDVFKGVPFADVPRKWEKPTPHPGWSGILKATKYRDRCLQVTLLQTKTRGSEDCLYLNIFVPQGRSLSSNLPVMVYLFGGAFLLGASNDVEVFGNSLYDGKEIADRGEVIVVTVNYRVGTLGFLSTGDARLPGNFGLWDQHAALSWVRRNIEAFGGNPDNVTIFGQSAGAASVSFQMLSPHSKGLFRRAITQSGVALSPWALQKNPMSLTKKIARKVGCWRSNEDDMITCLKMTDPVGLTMAGKIDVLLILGKGVVMDLLELAPVIDGDFIPDQPSQLFHNAAQVDYLAGVNSMDGHFFAGVDVPSINQRNDTTVKQVKGLLAGLTKEKGSAAIDSAYSVYSAPWGPFPEQASVKKSVADMETDFLFLVPTQSALQLHANHSSGARTYSYLFNMKTRIPGFPRWVEAEHAEDLQYLFGKPFSMSLLYFPRHRDLSGYMIAYWTNFARTGDPSRGSSKVPVPWPVFTKYHQPYLIINHRMSKSSISYDLRSDYVSYWTQVYSKLPAARTGEKEDEEEICL, encoded by the exons ATGGTTCTGCCGCTGCTGTTGTTGGGCGCCTGGCTGAACGCCGCCACGGCTGCAAAG ctgggTGTGGTGCAGACAGAGGGGGGGCGGGTGGAGGGCCAGAGCTACAAGATGGGGCTGTTCAGGTCTGTAGACGTCTTTAAAGGTGTGCCATTTGCTGACGTTCCCAGAAAGTGGGAGAAACCAACGCCTCATCCCGGATGGAGCG GAATCCTGAAGGCCACCAAGTATCGAGATCGCTGCCTGCAGGTGACACTGCTGCAGACGAAAACCAGGGGCAGCGAAGACTGCCTCTACCTGAACATCTTTGTTCCACAGGGGAGGAGCT tgtccTCTAACCTCCCAGTGATGGTGTACCTGTTCGGTGGCGCCTTCCTGTTGGGGGCGTCCAACGACGTGGAGGTCTTTGGAAACTCTTTGTATGATGGGAAGGAGATAGCTGACAGGGGCGAAGTCATTGTGGTCACAGTGAACTACAGGGTCGGCACACTTGGATTCCTCAGCACCGGAGACGCTCGACTGCCAG GTAACTTCGGCCTGTGGGACCAGCACGCCGCCCTCTCCTGGGTGCGCAGAAACATCGAGGCGTTTGGAGGAAACCCCGACAACGTCACCATTTTTGGCCAATCAGCCGGAGCTGCCAGTGTCAGCTTCCAG atGCTGTCCCCGCACAGTAAAGGCCTGTTCCGCAGGGCGATCACGCAGAGCGGTGTGGCGCTCAGTCCGTGGGCGCTGCAGAAGAATCCGATGTCTCTCACCAAGAAG ATCGCTCGCAAAGTGGGCTGCTGGAGGAGCAACGAGGACGACATGATCACATGTCTGAAGATGACTGACCCGGTTGGCCTGACCATGGCGGGAAAAATCGACGTGCTGCTCATTCTGGGCAAAG GCGTGGTCATGGACCTCCTGGAACTGGCTCCCGTGATTGATGGCGACTTCATTCCAGACCAGCCCAGTCAGCTGTTCCACAACGCTGCACAGGTGGACTACCTGGCCGGGGTCAACAGCATGGACGGACACTTCTTTGCCGGAGTTGATGTCCCCTCCATCAATCAGAGAAATGATACCACTGT CAAGCAGGTGAAGGGTCTGCTGGCTGGTCTGACTAAAGAGAAGGGGTCTGCTGCCATCGACTCGGCCTACAGTGTGTATTCGGCTCCCTGGGGGCCGTTCCCGGAGCAGGCCAGCGTAAAGAAGTCGGTGGCAGACATGGAGACGGACTTCCTGTTCCTGGTCCCGACTCAGAGCGCCCTGCAGCTCCACGCCAACCACTCCAG TGGAGCCCGTACCTACTCCTACCTGTTCAACATGAAGACACGTATCCCAGGGTTCCCCCGCTGGGTGGAGGCGGAGCACGCCGAGGACCTGCAGTACCTGTTTGGTAAACCCTTCTCCATGTCGCTGCTGTACTTCCCACGCCACCGGGACCTGTCAGGCTACATGATCGCCTACTGGACCAACTTCGCCAGGACCGG GGAtcccagcagaggcagcagtaaAGTCCCAGTTCCATGGCCCGTCTTCACCAAATACCACCAGCCCTACCTGATCATCAACCACCGCATGTCCAAGTCCTCCATCAG CTACGACCTGAGATCAGACTACGTCTCCTACTGGACCCAGGTCTACAGCAAACTGCCAGCAGCCAGgacaggagagaaggaggacgaggaggaaaTCTGTCTTTAA
- the dok2 gene encoding docking protein 2 isoform X2 yields the protein MEEDKKKQGMLYLQQQRFGKKWKRVWCVLYRESSCSISRLEFYECKDGGNVEKNDKSLRKQQENKKVIRLADCIRVAEAEMDGCPRDTAAFLVETTEKMFVFAADRNQLEDWTHKLCETAFPMNWADHGVRRGSLKRGNRVDEDEGMEDNLLYSGRETGRDFKVCVRKTEASDRCRLKGDGVLRADTDSLHLLDKSGDILYTWPYRYLRRFGRDKSTFSFEAGRRCDSGEGSFEFDTKQGNFLFQAVEAAIHRQKISLPHRQISGGGQASSEVPQNLNLPPPPPHPLLGQSRTPPLPQPRIQQPPAAQAAGGVYSMVTEPNHHMTHHKDRESTTPSQQRPQLSRLEPPGDKVLTGVKSLTLDTRGLPIPQKSQVKMISSCPLPHAGPEPGPSLVLGPGSTQASNPRLSPKPSSSQEQMYSQIALSATKRSTKRERGGASSSTPPAIAKEPEYSLPFDTIATNVIIDILNSNQAKGGESGADPLYDSIDEMKIRNVFLREAKDVVPDYRKVEHIYDEPEGCAAAATGGTSTPHSSVYDDPEEMRGDAWRVMGTVADPKGHEYPYNPRVDDYAVPKRAQRAFPAAQSAREEEGGEEEEREEEESEEEESEEEEEEEEQQDSPYNNVMVKAGPHASSHSQ from the exons atggaggaggacaaaAAGAAGCAGGGGATGCTgtacctccagcagcagaggtttGGAAAG aagtggAAGCGGGTGTGGTGCGTCCTCTACAGAGAGAGCTCCTGCTCCATCTCCAGACTGGAGTTCTACGAGTGCAAAGATGGAGGAAACGTGGAGAAGAACGACAAAAGTCTGCGcaaacagcaggaaaacaagAAG gTGATCCGTCTGGCAGACTGCATCCGGGTGGCGGAGGCAGAGATGGACGGATGTCCCAGAGACACGGCGGCCTTCCTGGTGGAGACGACGGAGAAGATGTTCGTGTttgctgctgacagaaaccAGCTGGAGGACTGGACGCACAAGCTGTGTGAGACTGCCTTCCCt atgaacTGGGCCGATCATGGTGTGAGGCGAGGCAGCCTGAAGAGAGGAAACAGGGTGGATGAAGACGAAGGGATGGAGGACAACCTGCTGTACAGCGGCCgagagacag gacgAGACTTCAAAGTGTGTGTTCGGAAGACGGAGGCATCCGATCGCTGCAGACTGAAGGGGGACGGTGTCCTGCGAGCCGACACAGACTCTCTGCACCTGCTGGACAAGTCAGGAGACATCCTGTACACCTGGCCGTACAGATACCTGCGGCGCTTTGGACGAGacaag tccACCTTCTCCTTCGAGGCGGGCCGCCGGTGTGATTCTGGCGAGGGCAGCTTCGAGTTCGACACCAAGCAGGGGAACTTCCTGTTCCAGGCTGTGGAGGCCGCCATCCACCGCCAGAAGATCTCCCTCCCCCACAGGCAGATCTCTGGGGGGGGCCAGGCTAGCTCTGAGGTCCCCCAGAACCTGAACCTGCCTCCACCGCCCCCACACCCACTGCTGGGCCAGAGCAGGACGCCACCCCTGCCACAGCCTCGCATCCAACAACCCCCTGCTGCCCAG GCGGCGGGCGGCGTGTACAGCATGGTGACCGAACCAAACCACCACATGACTCACCACAAAGACAGGGAGAGCACCACACCCTCACAGCAGCGCCCCCAGCTG TCCCGTCTGGAGCCCCCAGGTGACAAAGTGCTGACTGGTGTGAAGAGTCTGACCCTGGACACGCGTGGTCTGCCCATCCCACAGAAGAGCCAGGTCAAGATGATCTCCAGCTGCCCTCTGCCTCACGCCGGCCCCGAGCCCGGCCCCAGCCTGGTCCTGGGCCCCGGGTCCACCCAAGCCTCTAATCCCCGCCTCAGCCCCAAACCCAGCTCCAGCCAGGAACAGATGTACTCGCAGATCGCCCTGTCGGCCACCAAGAGGAGCACCAAGAGGGAGAGGGGCGGAGCTTCGTCCTCCACACCCCCCGCCATCGCCAAGGAGCCTGAGTACTCGCTGCCCTTCGACACCATCGCCACAAACGTCATCATAGACATCCTGAACTCCAACCAGGCCAAAGGCGGGGAGTCCGGAGCGGATCCGCTCTACGACAGCATCGACGAGATGAAGATCAGAAACGTCTTCCTGCGTGAAGCCAAAGACGTCGTCCCCGACTACAGAAAGGTGGAGCACATCTACGACGAGCCCGAAGGCTGCGCCGCTGCCGCCACAGGAGGCACGTCCACGCCACACAGCTCTGTCTACGACGACCCCGAGGAGATGAGGGGGGACGCCTGGAGGGTAATGGGAACAGTGGCAGATCCTAAAGGTCACGAGTACCCCTACAACCCCCGCGTGGACGACTATGCAGTCCCCAAGCGGGCTCAGAGGGCATTTCCTGCCGCGCAGAGCGCccgagaggaggagggaggagaagaagaagagcgggaggaggaggagtcagaggaggaggagtcagaggaggaggaggaggaggaggagcagcaggactcaCCATACAACAACGTGATGGTGAAAGCAGGACCTCACGCCTCCAGCCACTCTCAGTAA
- the dok2 gene encoding docking protein 2 isoform X1 — translation MEEDKKKQGMLYLQQQRFGKKWKRVWCVLYRESSCSISRLEFYECKDGGNVEKNDKSLRKQQENKKVIRLADCIRVAEAEMDGCPRDTAAFLVETTEKMFVFAADRNQLEDWTHKLCETAFPMNWADHGVRRGSLKRGNRVDEDEGMEDNLLYSGRETGRDFKVCVRKTEASDRCRLKGDGVLRADTDSLHLLDKSGDILYTWPYRYLRRFGRDKSTFSFEAGRRCDSGEGSFEFDTKQGNFLFQAVEAAIHRQKISLPHRQISGGGQASSEVPQNLNLPPPPPHPLLGQSRTPPLPQPRIQQPPAAQCLQAAGGVYSMVTEPNHHMTHHKDRESTTPSQQRPQLSRLEPPGDKVLTGVKSLTLDTRGLPIPQKSQVKMISSCPLPHAGPEPGPSLVLGPGSTQASNPRLSPKPSSSQEQMYSQIALSATKRSTKRERGGASSSTPPAIAKEPEYSLPFDTIATNVIIDILNSNQAKGGESGADPLYDSIDEMKIRNVFLREAKDVVPDYRKVEHIYDEPEGCAAAATGGTSTPHSSVYDDPEEMRGDAWRVMGTVADPKGHEYPYNPRVDDYAVPKRAQRAFPAAQSAREEEGGEEEEREEEESEEEESEEEEEEEEQQDSPYNNVMVKAGPHASSHSQ, via the exons atggaggaggacaaaAAGAAGCAGGGGATGCTgtacctccagcagcagaggtttGGAAAG aagtggAAGCGGGTGTGGTGCGTCCTCTACAGAGAGAGCTCCTGCTCCATCTCCAGACTGGAGTTCTACGAGTGCAAAGATGGAGGAAACGTGGAGAAGAACGACAAAAGTCTGCGcaaacagcaggaaaacaagAAG gTGATCCGTCTGGCAGACTGCATCCGGGTGGCGGAGGCAGAGATGGACGGATGTCCCAGAGACACGGCGGCCTTCCTGGTGGAGACGACGGAGAAGATGTTCGTGTttgctgctgacagaaaccAGCTGGAGGACTGGACGCACAAGCTGTGTGAGACTGCCTTCCCt atgaacTGGGCCGATCATGGTGTGAGGCGAGGCAGCCTGAAGAGAGGAAACAGGGTGGATGAAGACGAAGGGATGGAGGACAACCTGCTGTACAGCGGCCgagagacag gacgAGACTTCAAAGTGTGTGTTCGGAAGACGGAGGCATCCGATCGCTGCAGACTGAAGGGGGACGGTGTCCTGCGAGCCGACACAGACTCTCTGCACCTGCTGGACAAGTCAGGAGACATCCTGTACACCTGGCCGTACAGATACCTGCGGCGCTTTGGACGAGacaag tccACCTTCTCCTTCGAGGCGGGCCGCCGGTGTGATTCTGGCGAGGGCAGCTTCGAGTTCGACACCAAGCAGGGGAACTTCCTGTTCCAGGCTGTGGAGGCCGCCATCCACCGCCAGAAGATCTCCCTCCCCCACAGGCAGATCTCTGGGGGGGGCCAGGCTAGCTCTGAGGTCCCCCAGAACCTGAACCTGCCTCCACCGCCCCCACACCCACTGCTGGGCCAGAGCAGGACGCCACCCCTGCCACAGCCTCGCATCCAACAACCCCCTGCTGCCCAG TGTCTGCAGGCGGCGGGCGGCGTGTACAGCATGGTGACCGAACCAAACCACCACATGACTCACCACAAAGACAGGGAGAGCACCACACCCTCACAGCAGCGCCCCCAGCTG TCCCGTCTGGAGCCCCCAGGTGACAAAGTGCTGACTGGTGTGAAGAGTCTGACCCTGGACACGCGTGGTCTGCCCATCCCACAGAAGAGCCAGGTCAAGATGATCTCCAGCTGCCCTCTGCCTCACGCCGGCCCCGAGCCCGGCCCCAGCCTGGTCCTGGGCCCCGGGTCCACCCAAGCCTCTAATCCCCGCCTCAGCCCCAAACCCAGCTCCAGCCAGGAACAGATGTACTCGCAGATCGCCCTGTCGGCCACCAAGAGGAGCACCAAGAGGGAGAGGGGCGGAGCTTCGTCCTCCACACCCCCCGCCATCGCCAAGGAGCCTGAGTACTCGCTGCCCTTCGACACCATCGCCACAAACGTCATCATAGACATCCTGAACTCCAACCAGGCCAAAGGCGGGGAGTCCGGAGCGGATCCGCTCTACGACAGCATCGACGAGATGAAGATCAGAAACGTCTTCCTGCGTGAAGCCAAAGACGTCGTCCCCGACTACAGAAAGGTGGAGCACATCTACGACGAGCCCGAAGGCTGCGCCGCTGCCGCCACAGGAGGCACGTCCACGCCACACAGCTCTGTCTACGACGACCCCGAGGAGATGAGGGGGGACGCCTGGAGGGTAATGGGAACAGTGGCAGATCCTAAAGGTCACGAGTACCCCTACAACCCCCGCGTGGACGACTATGCAGTCCCCAAGCGGGCTCAGAGGGCATTTCCTGCCGCGCAGAGCGCccgagaggaggagggaggagaagaagaagagcgggaggaggaggagtcagaggaggaggagtcagaggaggaggaggaggaggaggagcagcaggactcaCCATACAACAACGTGATGGTGAAAGCAGGACCTCACGCCTCCAGCCACTCTCAGTAA